GAGGTGGAGACGGAGCTTTCTTCTGTTGTAGCTAGCATGTAACTTAGCTTTTTCTTGGAACTTATTTGTATACCAATCTTGTACATAataaacatttatttaataaatcagATAAGCGTTATTTACAGTTCCTCACAAGGGTTTGGGTTCAGTCATGTTGAGGATCAGGATGTATATGTATAATGTATGCTTCGTTGTTAATTGGAAATAGTTATCATATTCAGACCCAGATTCTCACTAACCTCTCTCTCGTATGGTCTCTTATCATAGTTGAAAATTGTATGCTTACCCAGCACCTTAAAAATTGAATGCTATTTTCGGGTCCTGTTTAACCAACAAAATCACTTCTGAATGCTTAACAGAATCACTTGCCATCTACTCTTATGTGTAGTATTTCTTGTTTAAGAAGCAATTAACATGTTATATGTGTTAGTAATTTAAGAAGCAATCAACGtgtttttgaaagaaaaagagcaaAGAAGCCAGGCGTCACATGTGTGGTTCAAAGTGCAGAACAGAAGACAGAACCGTATGTATGCGAGTCGTTATGACATTTTTGTATTAAACTCCTCCCGACCAAAACCGCATTATTTTcaaaacgaaaaaataaaaagaaaccgCATACCCTTAAACAAATAACACATAATCTACCAGGCGTCGGATTTCAATCCACCTCCTAAATGATTTTCTGAATCAACGGTGAGCCTTatccctctctcttctctctctcctcacaCAGGGAGAGAGTGAGCGGAGAAGAAAAGAACCTCTTTTTCACAGAGAGAGGGGGTTGGAATCCCATCAATCCGTCTTCCCCCTccctcctttttctttctcttcttctttcttctgaAATTTCCCAGAAAATAAAGGGAAGGAAGGTCTGAGAGAAACCTAGTAATCGTTTGCGATTTATGGGTTCGGTTCTGGATTTTGATTAGTGGGTATTGGAtgattttccatttctttaatttgggtttggtAAAAATTGGTATTTGGGGGTGTTAAAAAGGAAAGGGATGGACTTGGAAAGCATCGAGTGTGTCTCGTCCTCAGATGGTCTTGATGAGGATGAGATCCATCAACACCATAACACGCTTCACCCacatcctcatcctcatcaaCACCACCATGACTTTTCCAAGCCAAGAAGCAATGCCACCAACAACACCACCATTCCCGGCCCCACCGCCATTGCTCCGGCGACCAGCGTCCACGAGTTGCTTGAATGCCCGGTCTGCACCAATTCCATGTACCCACCAATCCATCAggtcctttttctctcttatgCTTTGTGTTGCCTAGAGCTGGCTTTTGTTTGCATTTCTGtttattgaatttgatggcCGTTTGGTGGGTTTGAGTGGATATCAAAAATGGGGTTTTGAATAAATTGATTAATTTGGCATATTTGTGTATTCATTCTATTGAAAATTGGTTGTTTAATTGGATTTGTGGAACTGGTCTTTGAATAGTTTTGGTTTaacaccaaaagaaaaagaataagagTTTTGGTTTTAGGATTTTGGGTAGGTGGTATACCGTTCTGGTGAACGGTGATTGGATTTTGCTTGTATGATTGAGCCATGTTTGCTAGTTCAGGTATCTTTCTGAGTCTAGGAATGATTTGAGTAGATGATCCAAGCAATGTTGATTTAGTATTTAAAGTCATGGAATGTGCTAACTAGATAATCTACAAAATTTAGTTAACTTTGTCAAATGCAAGTCCATGACTCTGCAGGAAGGGTGTTTCCAGGGCATATATGTGTTGAAAGATCCCAGTCCTACTAAAAAAGGACCAAGTTATGTGTCGACAATCTTATAATCCAatgttgtgaaaaaaaattggagtAACACCGATCTTCACTGAGGATGTGCCATTTAAGTTGCTGAAACTTTTATCTTTTCAAGTCCTCCTTGGCATGCACACACACGCATGCATAATTGGATATGCTCATTTACTTTGGTCTGAACCATAGTTTTCCTTGCATTGACACAAGCCGTGGGGGTCTTGCAgaatattctttcttttatattaaaaaggTCGATTTTGTAGGTGTTTTgatatcaaatttgaatttcacgAGACCAATGATGGTATTATAGTTCTTATGAACCGAGCCTTGTTTCTTAAAACTGAATTTGCTCTTTTGCAGTGCCACAATGGCCACACACTGTGTTCTACTTGTAAAACAAGGGTGCACAATCGCTGCCCCACTTGTAGGCAGGAGCTTGGAGATATTCGGTGTTTAGCGCTGGAGAAGGTGGCTGAGTCACTTGAATTACCCTGCAAGTATTACTCCTTGGGATGCCCAGAGATATTTCCATACTACAGCAAACTAAAGCATGAGTCAGTGTGCAACTTCAGACCGTACAATTGCCCATATGCTGGATCGGAGTGCTCTGTTGTTGGGGATATCCCTTTCCTGGTTTCCCATCTTAGGGATGATCACAAGGTGGACATGCACACAGGATGCACATTCAATCATCGCTATGTGAAGTCAAATCCTCGGGAAGTAGAGAATGCCACTTGGATGCTTACAGTAAGTGTCATATGGCATTTAGGTTAAAGTGAAATgcaatgttttcttttgttctttggtGTGAAAACCCgttcatttgattttcttaaaaTCCTCTTTTGTGAAACTGGTTGAAGAACTAGAAAGTTAAATTTGTTTTGCATGCAGTTGTTCACCTAATTCGCCTTCGGTAAGTAGCATGTTGGAGGATGTGGCTAAATCAACAGCAGTCCATCCCACcattcaaattatatatgctGTAGAACAGTATGCCTTTTATCCAGGAGTGCCTGCATGCTAGGGTTCATATTTTGCCTTCTCAACATACATTACTGTGTCTGCTTTTCATGTCAGGTCTTCCATTGTTTTGGTCAATACTTCTGCCTTCATTTTGAAGCCTTCCAGCTTGGCATGGCTCCTGTTTATATGGCATTTCTACGTTTTATGGGTGATGAGAATGAGGCTCGGAACTACAGCTACAGCCTAGAGGTTGGAGCAAATGGCAGGAAACTCATATGGGAGGGGACCCCACGAAGTATCCGCGATAGCCACCGAAAGGTCAGGGATAGCCATGATGGTCTCATTATCCAACGAAACATGGCTTTATTCTTCTCTGGAGGAGATAGGAAGGAGCTGAAGCTGAGAGTTACTGGGAGGATATGGAAGGAACAGCAAAATCCAGATGCTGGGGCGTGCATACCAAACCTATGTAGCTAAGACAAATGATTTTGAAAGTTTACAGTTTGTTGTTTGAGACACTGTTGTGTGTTGTACCTCTGCCAGCTTTTTCCTGGTATGTTGTAATGGACTGTGGATTCTTGAGTTTGGAAGTTTTCAGctttaataaaaattgtataATAAGCAGGcgttttcttccttttcactTTGCTTGGTTACGTTACTACTATTAACATGCTTGTAAATCAAGACACTAACTACATTATCTCTAGTTGCAGTTTGTCTTTTAAGTTATATGACTAATGATCCAAGGAAAAATCAGTCTTCACTTGAATGTTTTGcaaatttttcctttttccttatGCCCTTTTCAACTCATAGATAACAGTGCCTCCCCTGCTCAAAATCGCAAAGCTCTCTCTAGTGGAGAAGAACATGGGGATAGCAATGTTATCCCCATCCAATGTTCCGCCATATGTAATCTTTATCACGCCTGGCAGAACGTGATTGGTCAGGAATGTGCTATACCCGTGACATGCTAGTTTTTCTCCTCTTAGTGACTACCGAGTAGCCATGGCTGGGATTGAATCTCAAGCTTGCAAAGcaacccttttatttttttctctcttttggtTAAATATTGTGGCGACCTTATTTATATACAGGCTATCTCAACAATTGCAATAATGTCGATGTGAAACGAACTCAAAATATCATTATTTTAGAATGTTACATTCCTAAAACTTCAATACCATCTACTTTGAAATATCCTAGTCCGAAAATAGCTTCATCGTTCTTTCTTAGTAGCAGCAAAAAAAGAATCTCATGTGGATACCAATCAAATTTTTCCCATCAATACAGTTCAAGGACACGGCTTATAAAATTTGTTTGAAAGTAACTGTTCATAAAACTCAAATACTTGCTTCTACGGTGGGAGTTCAACCAAGTTCGGTAAGCCTCAATATCATAGACCCACTAATTCCAATTCAGAGAATTGATCTACGGCCATTTCCAACAACCCTGATTACATATTTAGAGCTATGGAATAACTTTCACCAGAGATCTACAATCAGGCCAATACCTGCTCAGTTGCACCATCACTTTTGGATTCTATCTGAGCTGAATTTTCACCTTCTTCTCCGCCATGCTCTTCCTGACCAGCTTGTGCATCTCCACTCACTGTGGCAGCCTCTGCAGGTTGTGTCGAGGCAGCTTCACCTGCATTTTCAGTGGCCTGCGTAGACCCTGTCTCGGATTCTTTATTCCCAAACAACTTGGAAGGAAGTAAGGAGGACACAGCAGCTCTTGCACTTCTCTTTGCTGCTTCTGCTGCCTCAGCCTCCTTAGCCTTAGCTTCAGCTTTCTGCCTTTCCTTCTCCTCCATTAGCTTCCCCACTTCATCCTCTCTCCCCTCCTTTCTCAGCTCCCCTTTAACAAACTCCTGCAACTCCTCATTAAATTCAACCCCATCATCATCCAACATGGTATCGACCACATTAAGCACCTCATCCAATTTCCCTGCCTCACTCAATGTCTTCATTATAAACTGATAGCTCGGAATATCCATCTTGAGCTTCTTCACCATCAAATCAAAAAACGATTTTGCCTCATCAACCTTCCCAACCTTAATTAATCCATCAACCAACCTATTATAAACAGCCAAGTTTGGCCTCAGTTTGGCATCAACCATTTTTCTAAAGTACTCAGCTGCATCATCAGCCCTATTTTCCTCAAAACAAGTATCCATCAACAAAACATACGTAAATTCATCCGGGTTCACTCCCTTGTCGCTCATTTCTCCATAAAGCTCCTCAGCTTCACTCAGCATCCCATTCTTGCACAATTGCTCAATCAAATTATTGAATGACAAGGTGTCCGGACTACACCTATAATCTCCCATCTTCCTGAAAACCTCAATGGCTTCCTTAAACCTCCCCTGCACGCAATACCCATCCGCCATCACATTAAAGCTCCCCAAATTCACAGCCAAACGCCTCGGCGGGTTATGCTCTGCGACCATCCTATCAAACAACCTCAAGGCCTCATCAAACTTACCATTCTTGCTCAAGGCATCCAAAACCGAATTATAGGCCACAGCACTCATCTTCACCTTGGAACTCTCCCCAAAAGATTCCTCATAACACTCCATGGCCTCCTTCTCCATCCCCCTCATGAAATACCCCTTCATCAAGTTCCCATAGACAATCCCATCTTCTACAACCCCTCCCAACTTCTCCTTCAACTCCTCGTAAAGCTTAAAAACTCCATCCGAATCCGAATTCTTCACACAGCCCACCATCAAATAATGATAAACAACAGGGTCCGGCGCAAAACCCTTGACATCAATTTCCTCTTTGAGTTCCATAGCCCTGTCCAGCTTGTTGTTATCCACCAAACCTTTTATCAAAATCCGATAAGTAGTTGGGGAAGGGTTGAAAGGGGCGTCATTGATCAACTGCTTGTAGTTTTCCATAGCAGTATCGGGCTTGCGGCAATCCAAATAAGTCTGAAAGATGAGATTGTGAGTGATGATATTGGGGGCAACGCCCGCCTGGGTGATGAAGCGGTGAAGGGACAAGAGGTCAGAATACTTGGACTGGCGAAGCTGAGCGGTAAGCACAGAGTTGACTGTGAAAATGGTGGGCCGGCAATTGGAATAGATGGAATGGCGAGTGTAGAGCGCGGCCTCCTCGAGGTCGTTTTGGCGGATGAGAGTGAGAATGCGGTTGTGGAGGTTGAGGCGGTTGCCGGAGAGAGCCGAAACGGGTTCGGGGAGTTTCGGGGCGTTAGGGTTTTGTTGGGGTTTCGGggattgttgttgttgctgttgttgctgGTTGCGgtggagggaggagagaggggGCTCGATGCGGAGGCGGCGCTTGCGACGACGACGTTCGGCGGCGGCTTCTTCTGGGGTGGCGAAGGAGAGAAATCGAAGGGAGATGAAGGAGGGTGGTGTGGTTGGGTGGTGGCCGTTGGGGGGTTTGGCTAGGGTTCTCAGGTGAGTGAGGAAGGAGGGTTTTGAGAGAGCCATTGCTTTGGTTTTCAGATTGAGAAGGATTTGAGGATGAGGGGTTCTGAGAGGGTTTAGAAAACGGAAGAAGGGGTGCCTGCCAACTGGTAAGGCAATATTATTCTTATTGGGCTCAGAGAATGAAATGGACTGACAGAAAGTTTATGGATCTTCATCTCACTGAGTTATTGCAAGCAAGCAAATTGAGCTCTCTGCTCTGCTAAAGTAGGCCTTCAACTTAGAAATTAACAATAGGCCTATTTTGATAAACTCCAAAATCCCTCAAATATTCGCATACAAAATTTATTTCAGCAATCCGAatcttccaattttttaaatattcattcaaatatcaACCTCGCAACAAATTagcaaaattggaaattattaAGACATTCAATTGTGATTAACAAAATCAACGATCTCAGTGGTTTAAGAAAACACTAAAACTACAACCAACAATTGAGTGgataaataatttcaatttcaaatttattttttatttttttttgcagaaatAATCTTTGAAGGAATACCTAACAAATAGACAGTTTGGATTATGAAAATACAATGTAGATGGGCCCTACAAGAATATCTCCCAAATAAGCTATTTGAGGGATTCCTCAACTTAAActttatgtgtgtgtgtgtgtgtatatatatatatatataagtccccttctattgaggatccctcaaataaaatatttgaggGACATTTTTTAGGGTACCCtgcgaattttttttcaacgatccaaaacatctattttttaggtcttttcatagatcatccttgcaaaaaaatagacaaattGGACACCATTTAGACATCtaattgtgtcatacaaaatcaatgaacatggtACTTCAagataatttaattgagtggtcaaatgatatcggattcaagttatttttttataaagatgatctttgaatgaatatttacaaaatagacggtttggattagtaaaACACAATTCAGAGTTTGCCCTACAATGGTGTCCTTTAAATAAacctatttatatatatatatgtatggtCACGTCCCTTTAAGAATAATTTGTCTGCGGTTGATCAGatcaaatattaataaatgtttttcattataaaaaaaaacacacaaatattaaattaaagattaaataaaattagacgTCTTGAAACTACTACCTATAAGCGAAAGGGACTTGAATGAATAAAATTGGGAACAAACAAGTGGTTGACAAGTACGTGTGGCGACACAGTTAGGTATCTCATGTGATGAGTAGCATTTtctctttgtatttttgtacTAGTTTGCTCAAATTAAGATGCGACAAATGTAGAAAATGTCTCACACCAAGAAAATTGTTCCAAGTTAAGTTCAACCGAGTAATCTAACAAataagatttttataaataagtttattttagcatgacatattatacaaaactccatataaaaaaattatccacTCGAACTTGAGATATTTGTTCACCACCATTTAACGTGTGCCATTTTGACGTCCCTTTGTAAGCCTCTCTAAAAGTCAAAGATCTTAATCTTGGTGTATATTTTCTCTTTACAAATTACAACACGATATATTGCCTTAAAAGACAAGTAGTTAaaatcaattattatttaaacgTTGGACTTGCCTTGCTGCTAATAATTTCATTAAGAGCTCTTTTAAATATacttttttagttttgttgaTGTGAAAAGTATACATCTTAGAAATAGAAATCTCCTTGTAAACACGTTTGTCATGCTTTTCATCtagttaaatatttttatatttttggctTAGACTTCCCCTTAATGTCAAATCCATCAGATTTCAATTAGATTTGATACAATTTAATATGCAGTTTTTCTACTTTCTTGTATCACTTGTTATcgtagaaagaaaataaaattatttttatcttcCGTGACATGTAGGGTGATAGAATAATTGATTTAACTTGCCAATTATAATAATTGTTGtaaaactttatttatttgcacTAAATACTTACAAAACTATGGCACAAAAAATAATGTCCCCAAATTATGAGTCACATTGTGTTGATACAGTCGTTCAATGAATAATTGTGCGACAAGCTTTATTGATTGGTCATATTTCATCAAATTGTTTGTGACCGTGAAATTATGAAAGCCAGAAAAGGCAATAAAGGGAGAGTGTGCAACAGTGCATGGTTTTCTTTCACGTGGACCGAGGTTGATCTGCGAACATTTTCACAATCACTGCCAGTAAAGGTGGCGATTGAATTATGGTTTTACATGTGCAGCAGAATAGCTGAAAAAGACTTTTGGAATTTTCTAAGAACACGTGGGTGGGGGCTGCGATCATGCGTACTCGAGCACCAGATTACTGTGTGACTCAGCCAGCGTATCTTGTGCCTGTGCTGCTGTGCTTCTATGTAGCTCCACGTGAGATTTGTATTATCttggaatttatttatttattgatgaaGAAGTCTCTTGAAATTTTATCAAACAtagaaaatattattaaataaacagCATGCAAGCAAGCAACAAAAGATGTTTATTTTGCTCTTTAAT
The Prunus dulcis chromosome 2, ALMONDv2, whole genome shotgun sequence DNA segment above includes these coding regions:
- the LOC117617280 gene encoding E3 ubiquitin-protein ligase SINAT5-like, whose amino-acid sequence is MDLESIECVSSSDGLDEDEIHQHHNTLHPHPHPHQHHHDFSKPRSNATNNTTIPGPTAIAPATSVHELLECPVCTNSMYPPIHQCHNGHTLCSTCKTRVHNRCPTCRQELGDIRCLALEKVAESLELPCKYYSLGCPEIFPYYSKLKHESVCNFRPYNCPYAGSECSVVGDIPFLVSHLRDDHKVDMHTGCTFNHRYVKSNPREVENATWMLTVFHCFGQYFCLHFEAFQLGMAPVYMAFLRFMGDENEARNYSYSLEVGANGRKLIWEGTPRSIRDSHRKVRDSHDGLIIQRNMALFFSGGDRKELKLRVTGRIWKEQQNPDAGACIPNLCS
- the LOC117617281 gene encoding pentatricopeptide repeat-containing protein At3g49240, mitochondrial, whose protein sequence is MALSKPSFLTHLRTLAKPPNGHHPTTPPSFISLRFLSFATPEEAAAERRRRKRRLRIEPPLSSLHRNQQQQQQQQSPKPQQNPNAPKLPEPVSALSGNRLNLHNRILTLIRQNDLEEAALYTRHSIYSNCRPTIFTVNSVLTAQLRQSKYSDLLSLHRFITQAGVAPNIITHNLIFQTYLDCRKPDTAMENYKQLINDAPFNPSPTTYRILIKGLVDNNKLDRAMELKEEIDVKGFAPDPVVYHYLMVGCVKNSDSDGVFKLYEELKEKLGGVVEDGIVYGNLMKGYFMRGMEKEAMECYEESFGESSKVKMSAVAYNSVLDALSKNGKFDEALRLFDRMVAEHNPPRRLAVNLGSFNVMADGYCVQGRFKEAIEVFRKMGDYRCSPDTLSFNNLIEQLCKNGMLSEAEELYGEMSDKGVNPDEFTYVLLMDTCFEENRADDAAEYFRKMVDAKLRPNLAVYNRLVDGLIKVGKVDEAKSFFDLMVKKLKMDIPSYQFIMKTLSEAGKLDEVLNVVDTMLDDDGVEFNEELQEFVKGELRKEGREDEVGKLMEEKERQKAEAKAKEAEAAEAAKRSARAAVSSLLPSKLFGNKESETGSTQATENAGEAASTQPAEAATVSGDAQAGQEEHGGEEGENSAQIESKSDGATEQVLA